TTCATTCGGACCAGGTCGATGACCCCAACAAAGCTGTCTTCTACACCAACAGGCAGTTGAATCGCACACGCTTTTTGCCCTAGGTTGCGGTTGATCATTTCGAGCACCCGGAAAAAATCGGCTCCGATCCGGTCCATTTTGTTGATGTAAGCTATTCGAGGTACCCTGTACTTGTCTGCCTGCCGCCACACGGTTTCCGACTGGGGTTGCACTCCCGCTACGGCGCAGAATATGGCTATTGCCCCATCCAGTATTCTGAGCGAGCGTTCTACCTCAACCGTAAAGTCCACATGGCCTGGCGTGTCAATAATGTTGATCCGCCGCCCTTTCCAATAACAGGAGGTGGCCGCTGATGTTATGGTAATGCCGCGTTCCTGTTCTTGAATCATCCAATCCATGGTCGCGGTTCCCTTGTCCACTTCTCCCATCCGGTGCACCCTTCCCGTGTAAAAAAGGATACGCTCGGTGGTTGTGGTCTTGCCAGCATCGATATGGGCCATTATACCTATATTGCGAGTGTTCTCTAACTCATGTGCATCGCTCACGCTGCTACCTCCCATAAACGGGAAAAGCTCTACCAGCGGTAATGGGCAAATGCCTTGTTGGCTTCCGCCATCTTGTGGGTGTCTTCTTTCTTCTTTATAGCTCCACCTGTGTTATTGTAAGCATCTAAGATCTCGGCCGCCAGCCTCTGTATCATGGTTTTTTCCCCCCGGTTACGGGCATAGTTAACCAGCCACCTGATTGCCAGGGTTTGACGGCGTTCCGGTCTCACTTCTACCGGCACCTGGTAGTTGGCACCTCCCACCCGCCGTGGGCGAACCTCCAATACCGGCATCAGATTCTTCAAAGCTTCTTCAAAAACCTCGATAGCAGGTTTGCCGGTCTTCTTCTCTATTATCTCGAATGCACCATAACATATTTTTTCTGCCAGACTCTTTTTGCCGTCCCACATAACCTGGTTCACCAGTTTGGTGAAAACCTTGCTGTGATAGATAGGGTCAGGCAGGACATCCCGTTTGGGAACCGGCCCTTTTCTAGGCATGGTCTACCTCCCTTCTACTTCTTGACTTTTGGCCTCTTGGTACCGTATTTGGAACGCCCCTGATTCCGGTTCTGAACCCCTGAACTATCGAGGGCCCCCCGGATTATGTGATACCTCACTCCTGGCAGGTCCTTAACCCTGCCCCCGCGAATCAGTACCACCGAGTGTTCCTGGAGATTATGTCCGATACCCGGTATATACGCGGTTACCTCTATACCGTTGGTCAACCTCACCCTGGCTACTTTCCGCAAGGCAGAATTAGGCTTCTTAGGAGTGGTGGTGTAAACCCGAGTACAAACACCCCTTTTCTGGGGGTTGCCCTTAAGAGCCGGGGCCGTCGACTTCTTGACAACCTGCTGTCTCCCTTTCCTAACTAGCTGATTAATTGTGGTCACTCAGCCACCTCCCTTCAGTGTCTATTGGGAAAGTATGCCGCAAGATGCCGCCCCCACATTCAGTCCGCAGGCTCGACCTAACCCCAGCATAGAATCCACGAACTCGACTTGAACCCCCCGCTCCTCACAAAGTCTGAGCAA
The sequence above is drawn from the Syntrophothermus lipocalidus DSM 12680 genome and encodes:
- the rpsL gene encoding 30S ribosomal protein S12; the protein is MTTINQLVRKGRQQVVKKSTAPALKGNPQKRGVCTRVYTTTPKKPNSALRKVARVRLTNGIEVTAYIPGIGHNLQEHSVVLIRGGRVKDLPGVRYHIIRGALDSSGVQNRNQGRSKYGTKRPKVKK
- the rpsG gene encoding 30S ribosomal protein S7, which codes for MPRKGPVPKRDVLPDPIYHSKVFTKLVNQVMWDGKKSLAEKICYGAFEIIEKKTGKPAIEVFEEALKNLMPVLEVRPRRVGGANYQVPVEVRPERRQTLAIRWLVNYARNRGEKTMIQRLAAEILDAYNNTGGAIKKKEDTHKMAEANKAFAHYRW